In Paenibacillus dendritiformis, the DNA window ACCGTAAAAGATATTGAAAAGACGATTCATTTCTATCATCATGTGCTGAACATGGAAGTCGTCACCTTCGGCGACAACCGGAAGGCGCTGCGGTTCGGCAGGCAGAAATTCAATCTGCATGAAGTAGGGCAGGATATCGAGCCGAGAGCGAGGAAGCCGGTTCCGGGCTCTGCCGATGTATGTCTCATTACGAAAACCTCAATTGAACAAATCATTGAGCATCTGGAAGCTTGCGGCGTTCCGATAGAAGTGGGACCGGTGGTCCGCACCGGCGCCGTCGGCCGCATCATCTCGGTCTATGTGCGGGACCCGGATGAAAATCTGATCGAGATTTCTGTCTATGTGGATAAGTGATAAATGATGCGTAATAACGGATATGGGAGCAGTTCATGTTTCTCTCGCCAATTTCCGGGTATACTGACTGCCGCCGCCTCATATGGTTTACTTTGTGCAGAGAGAAAACCTGCAGTTCCTCAATGGTTCGTCAGGAAGATGCCAAGCTACAACAAATTGAGGCGGAGGTGGTTAACGGGTGCAACACAATCCGAAGCAAGCGCAGCCGGAATGCATCCCGCATCCGATTCGAAAAAGCGACGGCGCCGGTGCAACCGACTTTGGCCCGCGCGACGTGATGCGCGATCGGGAGAACCCGGATATGTTCGTGCCGCCGGTTACGGACGAAGGACTGGTGCCGAACTTGAAGTTCTCGTTCTCCGACGCGCATATGCAGTTGAATCAGGGTGGCTGGTCCCGCGAGGTTACGGTGCGGGAGCTGCCGGTCGCGAAGACGCTGGCCGGGGTCAACATGCGTCTTACGCCGGGAGGGGTAAGAGAGCTTCATTGGCATCAGCAGGCCGAATGGGCCTTCATGATATTGGGCCGGGCGAGGATTACGGCGGTCGATCAGAATGGCCGCAATTTTATCGCCGATGTCGGTCCGGGCGATTTGTGGTACTTCCCGCCGGGCATTCCTCATTCCATTCAGGGGCTGGAGGAAGGCTGCGAATTTCTGCTTGTGTTCGATGACGGCAATTTTTCCGATCTGAACACTCTCTCGATCTCCGATTGGTTCGCGCACACCCCGAAGGAAGTGCTGTCGGCCAATTTCGGAGTGCCGATCAGCGCATTGAAGCATGTGCCGGCCGAGCAATTGTATATTTTCCAGGACGAGGTTCCGGGTCCGATCCCGGAGGAGCAAGTGCCGGACCCGAACGGCACCGTCGAGCGGAGCTTCGTGCACCGTCTGCTCGCCCAGCCTCCGCTGACGACGCCGGGAGGCTCCGTCCGCATCGTCGATTCCTCCAACTTCCCCGTATCCGTCACGGTGGCCGCCGCCCTGGTGGAGATTAAGCCCGGCGCGATGAGGGAGCTGCACTGGCATCCGAATAATGACGAATGGCAGTACTATCTTCGCGGTCAAGGAAGAATGACGGTCTTCGCGGGCAACGGCTCGGCACGGACGTTCAATTACCGGGCGGGCGACGTCGGATACGTTCCGTTCGCGTTCGGCCACTACATTCAGAACACGGGGACGGACAGCTTGTGGTTCCTGGAAATGTTCAAGAGCGACCGCTTCGCCGACGTGTCTCTCAACCAATGGATGGCGCTGACTCCGCATGATCTGGTGAGAGACAATGTCTATGGCTCGCCGGAGCTGATGAAGGCGCTCCGCAAGACGAAATGGCCTGTCGTCAAGTATCCGGGAATTCCGCCGGTGATTGAGCAGGATTAGCGGGCGGGGAGTTCCTTGGGCGAGGGCCGGCGTGACGGGAAGGGAATCAGGCAGGGAACGCCGGAGCATGCGGGGTCCCCGCGGGCTTAGGCCTGTGGATGGCGCTCAAGACCGCGCGGACCCGGGCATGCCGCGAACGTTGCCGCAGGCTTGCGGGCGGCTCCGCGCCGATGCGGCGGAGAGCCGCGGCCGGGATGTTACCCTGCCGGGAGGGGGCCGCCGCCGCTCCGGTCACGGTCAGCTTCGGATCGAACTCCACCTCGGGATACTGGGGCGACGGCCCGTCCAGCAGCGGCGCTTCCTTGCCGAGCAAGTAGCGGTCGAAGAAGGAGCGGACATAGTCCCGGTTAATGCGTACGGATTGGTCCGCGGGCACCTCCTTGGCGAACAGCGGAGACAGGAGCGCGACATCCGCGAAGCTCTGATGGAAAAAGCCCTTGACGGTCAAGTAGTAGCGGTCGGCAGCGCTTTTCTCGTAGACGGACTGCAGATCGGGAATATATTCCTCGTAGAACAGCTTCTCCCGCGTGCCCTGGCCGATTCCGCCGTCATCGGCGGCTTGGCTGCCTTCAAGCTGCTCCCGGATCATGTCCGCCGTATCGGATGTCAGCATATACATGAACGGCTGCTTCAGGCCCGTGTGCGCCACGCTGCCCCAGAAGCCGCCTTCCAGGCTGGCCCCGGCCTTGAAGCGGCTGTCCTTGGCCAATGTCTCGGCCGTCGTCGCCCCGCCATAGGAATGTCCGAAAATGCCGGCCCGATCAAGGTCGAGCTTGCCGCGCAGCAGATGGCCCCCATCGCCAGTGCCGGCGTTCCATCCGGTCAGCGTGTCCAGCACGAAGCGGGCATCCTCGGAACGAATGTCAATCCCGGCCACATTCGCTTCATACTGCGCCGCGGATGCAGGGTACTCCGGATCGGGGCGGTACAGCACGCTCCTCCCATCGGGATAAGTCACCTTCGAGGACGTGTACGGGTGATCGATGCCGACGACGATATATCCGTTGCTGGCCAGCTCTTCGACGATCGTCATGCTCTGGTAGCGCGTGGAACGAACACCCGGAGAGAACAGCAGCACCGGATACTTCGGCTGCGTGCCCGAGACGGCGGCTCCCTCGACCGTATGGGTCGGGATGGCGTCCAAATATCCGAACAGGGACGGCGGAAAGCGGAAGACAAGACTCATGGCTTCGGCCACTTCCTTCGGATAGGGCTTGCGCGGCAGCTTGGCTGCGGCATCCGGATCGGCCGGATACCAGACGGTGATCATCAATTCCCTTTTATCGCCCTTGTCGTCCGTATAGGTCTCCTCGCGGCTCGGATCGGCCAGGTGATAGGATGCGGTCCCGATCGCATAGGAGCCAGTCGGCTCCGGGAGGGCGAAGACCGGGAACAGATACGTCATATAGGCGGAAGCCCCGGACAAGGCCAGCACGAGCAGCGACAGCGCCGCGATCGTGATGCGGGCCGGGCGGAGCCGCCCGCCGCCGCGAAGGAGTCGGCTGAGCAGCATCAGGCCTAGAAGCAAGGTCACGATATAGGCGGGAAGCATCTGCAGCCGAAGCGGGCCGATGCCGGCGTGCAGCAGACATGCGGCGGCCAGCACCGACAGCGCCGCCGCATCCCGCCGCTTGTCCTTCCTGCCGAAGCAGCTCCATGCGGCCGCCAGCAGGTTGGCGGCGATGACGGCAAGTTCCCATCCTGTCATGTTACATACCTCCAGTGCTACGAACTCGCTCCCGGATTGAGGGAACGGGTTCTTCTGTTGTTGTCACCCGTAGTATAAAGTCTGTAGCATGCTACAATGTCAAGTCCTGTTCCCATCGTGCGGACGGAAAGTCTGCAAATACTGCTCAATGTCCTCCTCCGCGGTCGCCAGCAGTTCGGCCACCAGCCCCTTCATCTTCTCCAGCGCTTCGATTCTGGCTTCAAGCTGGCCGATTTTGTCCCGCACCACCTCTCTCAGCTCATCGGCCTCCATTCGGGTTGACAGCAACTGCAATGCTTCTTTGATTTCATGCAGCGAATAACCGAGCGACTTGGCGTCCTTGATGAATTTTAACCGGACCCGATCCTCGCCCGTGTAGACCCGGTAGCCATTGGACGCCCTTTTGGGGGCAGGCAGCACGCCTTGGAGTTCATAGTAGCGGATCGTCTCCTTGTGCACTCCGGTGAGCCTGGCGATCTGGCTTCTTGTCATCTTCATCCTTCCGATCCCTCCGTCGCAAGCAGATATTAATGACTGAGATTGTACAAAGAAACGCGCCGGTTTGTCCAATTCCGGCCGGGAGCAGGCGGGAGACAATGGCAAGCGAGTGAAAGAGAATGAATATCAGCACGCTGGTTCATGGGCGGCCGCATGCGGGGGATCGAGCCGGATCTGATCATCTTCAACATCCTGCCCCTCTCAAATTTGATAATGATTATCATTGATTGGTGTGGTAGAAAAATACAGGCCTTTCAATGGCGGATGAAAAGGAGCGCATTTTATTTTGTGCAAAAGAAAAAGGGAAGAACGAAGGGGATCGGGAAGCCGTTCGCATGCCCGATAGGGCGCGGCTGAGGGGGTTAGCCGGCAACCCGTCCATCGATGGGAGAGGAAGGGCTTTGGGATTTGTGCAAAAAATCGCTTTCGTTTGTCCATTGCCACTGCTGTGCAATCGACCTAGAATGATATTGGTGAAAATGAGAATCAATATCAAATTGCCATGAGGGTGACATGCATGAATCAAGCAGCGAACGCGTTGCGCAAGGAACCCGTCCCGGAGAAAGCCGACTTCCGGTCGCGTCCATGGGCGGGCATCATCATAATTATAGGCGGCCTGATTGCGTTGGCGTTCGGCCTCGTCTTATCGATATCGTTCGGCGCGGCGGATATCAGGTTCGCGACCGTATGGGAAGCGATCTTCCGCTTCAATCCCGATGTGACGCAGCATCAGATTATTCAAGAGCTCCGATTGCCTCGCGTCTTGGGCGGGGCGATGGTCGGAGCTTGCTTCGCTGTGGCCGGAGCCATCATGCAAGGCATGACC includes these proteins:
- a CDS encoding VOC family protein, with the translated sequence MLTIEALDHLVLTVKDIEKTIHFYHHVLNMEVVTFGDNRKALRFGRQKFNLHEVGQDIEPRARKPVPGSADVCLITKTSIEQIIEHLEACGVPIEVGPVVRTGAVGRIISVYVRDPDENLIEISVYVDK
- a CDS encoding oxalate decarboxylase family bicupin; this translates as MQHNPKQAQPECIPHPIRKSDGAGATDFGPRDVMRDRENPDMFVPPVTDEGLVPNLKFSFSDAHMQLNQGGWSREVTVRELPVAKTLAGVNMRLTPGGVRELHWHQQAEWAFMILGRARITAVDQNGRNFIADVGPGDLWYFPPGIPHSIQGLEEGCEFLLVFDDGNFSDLNTLSISDWFAHTPKEVLSANFGVPISALKHVPAEQLYIFQDEVPGPIPEEQVPDPNGTVERSFVHRLLAQPPLTTPGGSVRIVDSSNFPVSVTVAAALVEIKPGAMRELHWHPNNDEWQYYLRGQGRMTVFAGNGSARTFNYRAGDVGYVPFAFGHYIQNTGTDSLWFLEMFKSDRFADVSLNQWMALTPHDLVRDNVYGSPELMKALRKTKWPVVKYPGIPPVIEQD
- a CDS encoding alpha/beta hydrolase family protein, with translation MTGWELAVIAANLLAAAWSCFGRKDKRRDAAALSVLAAACLLHAGIGPLRLQMLPAYIVTLLLGLMLLSRLLRGGGRLRPARITIAALSLLVLALSGASAYMTYLFPVFALPEPTGSYAIGTASYHLADPSREETYTDDKGDKRELMITVWYPADPDAAAKLPRKPYPKEVAEAMSLVFRFPPSLFGYLDAIPTHTVEGAAVSGTQPKYPVLLFSPGVRSTRYQSMTIVEELASNGYIVVGIDHPYTSSKVTYPDGRSVLYRPDPEYPASAAQYEANVAGIDIRSEDARFVLDTLTGWNAGTGDGGHLLRGKLDLDRAGIFGHSYGGATTAETLAKDSRFKAGASLEGGFWGSVAHTGLKQPFMYMLTSDTADMIREQLEGSQAADDGGIGQGTREKLFYEEYIPDLQSVYEKSAADRYYLTVKGFFHQSFADVALLSPLFAKEVPADQSVRINRDYVRSFFDRYLLGKEAPLLDGPSPQYPEVEFDPKLTVTGAAAAPSRQGNIPAAALRRIGAEPPASLRQRSRHARVRAVLSAIHRPKPAGTPHAPAFPA
- a CDS encoding MerR family transcriptional regulator produces the protein MKMTRSQIARLTGVHKETIRYYELQGVLPAPKRASNGYRVYTGEDRVRLKFIKDAKSLGYSLHEIKEALQLLSTRMEADELREVVRDKIGQLEARIEALEKMKGLVAELLATAEEDIEQYLQTFRPHDGNRT